The Antarcticibacterium flavum genome contains the following window.
CCTGTACAAAGGCACATTTTACGCTCTGTACGGGTTAGGATATCGAAATTCTTACAGGTTTGACATCCTTTCCAGAAGCTTTCATCATCTGTAAGTTCTGAAAAAGTTACAGGCTGATAACCCAGCTCATAATTAATTTTCATAACTGCAAGCCCGGTAGTGATCCCGAATATTTTAGAGTTGGGATATTTTTTCCTGGAATGTTCAAAAACAGCTTTTTTGATCTCTTTTGCCAGGCCTCTGTTCCTGTAATCGGGATGTACGATCAAACCGGAATTGGCTACAAACTTTTCATGGCTCCACACCTCGATGTAGCAGAACCCAGCAAACTTCTCCCCTTCCAGGGCAATGATCGCGTTTCCGTTCTCCATTTTGGTGAGGATATATTCCGGGGTACGGCGTGCGATCCCTGTGCCGCGAACTTTCGCAGATTCTTCAATAGTGTCGCAAATAACATCAGCATAAGCTGCGTGTGTTTTGTTAGCAATGACAATTTTCATCAGCTAAGAAAAATTAAGGTTAAAAAAGAAATTTTATGTTTTGAGAGAAGAACCGGACTCACCTAAGTTCATAGAATAGTAGCGCACTTACGTGCGACGGTAATGCCTGCGCATTGGAGATATATCAGTAAGAATACTGAAATATAATTTATTAAATATGTGGGTAATGTGTTTCAAGATAAAAAGTTCAAATAAAAATTAAGGCGAATTGCGGAAGTAGAATATCCCTACCTGCGGATGAAGATCCGGCGGCGGAAAATGGGCCTTATTATTTGAGCTATTAAAATCACGTTGTAAAAGTAAATAAAAAATTATTCCTGCAAAGTTTTGACGCAGAAAATTTAAAATTTAACATTGTTATCTCCTGAGAATGAATCTGGTAAGAAAGAACTATCCTTCCTTGTAGTAATTCCCCCTCGTAAATAAAAAAAATGATTGATTTCCCTTACAATTTCTTTCTATCTGAAATGTCTCTGAAACTATTTCTTCCGCTTCAGGGAATAAAGGTCTTTCCTACGATCCTTGAGGTTTCTTACACTTCCAAATGCATGAAGTTCTTTCAGAAGATCAAGGTCCACATCTACCAGTAAAGTACTCTCCGTATTGGGTGTTGCTTCAGCTTTAATACCGTTGACGGGAAAAGAAAAATCAGACGGCGTGAAAACTGCACTTTGGGCATACTGGATATCCATGTTGTTCACCTTCGGTAAATTCCCAACAGAGCCCGCAATAGCCACGTAACATTCATTTTCCACCGCCCTGGATTGAGCACAGATCTTAACCCTGGAATACCCGTTTTGAGTATCTGTCATGAAAGGCACAAAAAGTATGTTCATTCCCTCCTCTGCAAGTAATCGCGGAAGTTCCGGGAATTCAACATCATAGCATATAAGAACGCCAACTTTCCCGCAATCTGTATCATAAGTCTGCAGGACAGAACCTCCCTTCATTCCCCACGCCGATTCTTCAGCCGGAGTAATGTGTAGCTTTTCATATTTCTCATAACTACCATCCCTTCGGCATAAATAACCCACATTATGCATATGTTCGCCCTGCACCTGGGGCATACTACCGGTGATGATATTGATATTATAATTGATCGCAAATTCCCTAAAGGTTTCAAGTAATCTTTCAGTATAAGAAGAAAGCCCTCTAATTGCCTCGGCTTCATTCATATGGTTGAACTGGGCCATCAACGGGGCATTGAAAAGTTCAGGGAAAAGAATAAAATCGCTTTGGTAATCACTTACGGCATCAACAAAAAATTCAATTTGGGAAACCAGGGCATCATAATCCTTAAAAAGCCGCATTTGCCATTGTACAAGCCCCAGCCTTACAACTGTTTTCTTGGTGTCAATGAGCTTTTTTTCCTTTGTGTAATAAATATTATTCCACTCCATAAGAGTAGCATACTCAAGGCTGTCATCATCCCCGGGCAAGTATCCCTTTATAACTTTCTTTACGTGAAAATCATTGGATAGTTGGAAAGAAAGTACAGGATCATGGATCTCCTTAAGCTTAACCTTCTCTATATATTTTTTAGGCGTAAGCTCCTCGGCATATTGTGCGTAGTTTGGAATACGGCCACCAAAGATTATGGATTTTAAATTCAATTGCTCACACAGTTCCTTACGAGCCTCATATAATCTCCTTCCAAGACGCATTCCACGATAATCCGGGTGAATGAAAACATCTATTCCATATAGAACATCTCCAATCTTGGTATGGGTTGAGAAATTTTCTCCTCCAATTATATCCTCATACTTGTGATTTGCATCAAATTTATCATAGTCTACAATGATAGATAAAGCACAGCCGGCAATTTTACCGTCAATTTCAATACAGAATTGTCCATCGGGAAACTTGTTGATTAAAGTCTTGATCTCGGCTTTGCTCCAATACTCATCGGCCATTGTTTTATAGCTTTTGATCATAGAGATCTTGAGTTCCTGATAATCTTTTAACCTTAAATTCCTTAATTCTATTTTAGCTGAATCTATCACTTATTCATTAAATTTTAGTTAGCGAAGATACTGTGTTAAAGCATTAATTTAAAGGGAATAGGGTTAAAATAAGTTAAAGCCCGCAACAGGCCTATGCCCCTGAATCCTTTTATGAGGACCAAATTTTATTCAATGGTTTAGTAATGAGGAGAGGAAAATCAAGTTTCTTAGAGGGTGACCATTCTATTCTTCACTGCAAATAAAACCAGGCCAACCCTGCTTTTCACCTCCAGTTTATTAAAAAGGTTTTCCCGATAACCATCTATGGTCTTTGGGCTGAGGTGCATCACCTCTGCCACCTCTTTATAGGTGCGTTCACTGCAGGCAAGGTGAAGGAATTCCTTTTCCCGCGGAGAAAGCTCCTCGATATTCTTATGCCTCATTTGGTGGGACATAGCCTCCCTGGTTTCTTCATTATTATAGTAGCCCTCCTTATAAACAGTGGTAAGAGCATGAAGAAATTCATCTGGATCTATATCCTTGAGAAGGTAACCGCGGCATCCAAGCCTTATCATTTTTATTATTGTTTCCTCATCGTGTTCCATTGTCAGGGCCAGGACCTTTTGGTCGGGACAATGATCTTTAAGCCAGGCCATGGTTTCAATGCCATTCATAACAGGCATTCTTATATCCAAAAGAATAATTTCAGGTGCTGGTTTTTTATCCTTAAAATGGTTTACAAGTTCCTGCCCGTTCTTCATAACCTCCACAACTTCAAAATCGTCAAAGGAATTAATGAGACCAACCAGGGATTTGGCAAATAACGTATGGTCATCAACTATAATGATGGTCTTACTCATTTTTTAATCTGGCTTTGGTTGGTATCGTAAAGATAAGGAAGTTCCTGCCTCTGGAGAAGATTTTAACTCAAACTGTGCCCCTATAAGCTTCGCCCGGCTTTCCATATTGATAAGACCTGAACTTTTCTGAGCTTCCTGCACATCAAATCCAACCCCGTTATCATTAACCACAATTAGTACCTCGGCAGGAGTGTAATCAAATTTCACATTTAAATGATCTGCCCGGGAATGTTTTATGGCATTGGAAAAGAACTCCTGTAATATCCTGAAGATAATAATGGCATCCTTGGAAGGTATAAAATATGCTTCCCCGGTAGTTTCAATGGAAGTTGCAAGAATATTCAATCTTTCAAAGCGTGTAAGTTCATTTCGTACAGATTCTTCCAGCCCTGCATAATCCACCACTTCATTATTAAGTGATTTTGAGAGCGATCTCACTTCCTGAAGTGAATTTGCCACGATCTCCTTAATATCTGTTACAGAGGTTTGCATCTCGTCTTTCGTGGTGCGGGCAAGCATATTGAGCTGCATATTGGCCACAGAAAGCAACTGGCCAATATTATCGTGTAATTCCCAGCCAACATTTTTAAGTGTTTGCTCCTGTATCTCGATCCTGGATTGTGCTATCTCCTGCTCATAGCGCTTCTCTGCCTCAAACTTTTCATATAGCATCTTATTCTTTCTCCTTTGAAAAGTCACAAAAAACAGGATCCCAAAGGTTGTGAGCACGAAGATCACCACGATGAAATAGATTATTAATAAGAATTCTTCCCTTGCCAGCATACTTAAAGCTAATTAATAACAAGTATACATAATTTTAGCTTTTTGGCAGAAGCTTTTATGAGATAGTATTAAGACTCAATAAGTATTTTTCAACTTTTTTACAAAAAGGGGAAAAAGCCCCTTTTGCAAACTTTCTCTTCACAGTATCTTTGATTTATCATTTTAGTAACATAAAGTGTTTTGGAGACAAAAGTGTCGTTTCAAATGGAAATATTATTAGGTAGGGCTCTTAATATTTACTGCTGGAGGACACTTTTTTGTTTTCGGTAAAACTCTTCTCTATTTCCGGATCTTTTATTTTCCTGTTCCTTATACCAATAATCCAACCCGTAATATACAATGAATAAAGTATGATGTTAGACAGTTTTAAGATGGTACGATGCAATTCCAGGAATTCCGGACTTTTCAAACTGAAGTACTTATTGTAGATGAACAGTGGCGTAACTGTAAGGTGCCATAATAAGATCCCTGCTGAAAAATAAAACGAGGGTAACCGGTAGAATTCCAAAACCCTGCTGCTTTTCAGCATTTCATAATAGAACAATAGAATAACAATTCCTAAAATGAGTGTCCCACAAATGGTTAGAAAAGCTAAATAGGAGGTAAAGAATTTTTGAGAAATGAATAGATCGAGAAAGGCCCCTGTAAGTAAAAACAACACCAGGATTTTAGAAACAGTTTTTAGACGTTTGGATTCCAGCTTCAACAAAAAATAATATATTAAAATTGGAAATTTAAAGAGTGCATAAACATTGTACCACCAGTAATTTCTCTCAAACAAGGTCCCCTTTACAAAAGGAAAGGCTCTAAAATCTGTGAAATAATTCATTAAGGGGTAAAGCCCCACCATTTCCACAAGTACTACCAGCCAAAGATATCCAACGAGGAGGCGTTCTGCTCTTGAAGCATCCTGCACCATCCTTAAAAAACATACTCCTGCCACGGCCGCCGCAAATTCCAGGATGTAAATTAAAAGAAAATTTTCAATTAGATATTCTATCATTCATGCAGGGATAAATTTCCAATATCTGCGGTAAGATCACTTACTATCAGCATTTACCGGCTAAAAATTATAATAGGAAAGATATACGTTTTAACCATAATTATAATCAAATAGGGGAAAAATCCCCTTGAATCCTGTGTGATCCTCCTGTATCTTTACATTGTCATTTTAGTTTACTAAAGTGTTTTGGGGTTAAAATGTGTCGTTAATTGTGTTGGGGATAATATTAGGTAGGGCTCTTATTATCCATTGAGACACAGTAACGGCACTTTTTTATGTCAAAATGTTAACCTCATTTCCTATCCATAGCAACAGGCTTAAAAAAGCTTATTTCATCCCCTTGAACTTTCTGCGCCAGCAGGTTAATAGAAGACTCTTTCAACTGAAGTATCCTGGGATAACCCCCTGTTGTTTGGCAATCACGCATTAGTATGATGAGCCTGCCGCCTGGGGTAAATTGCACTGTACCGGCAACTACCGGCCCGGTGATGATAGGCTGTAAATTATTCGGGATGATTTCCTCAAGCTGTATTCCCATCCTGTTATTATTCCTGCTCACATGAAATTTTTTGCTGAAGATGCCATTTTTCTCCTCACTTGATAATTTATGGAATTCAGGCCCGGGGTTTACTTCAAGGTCATTCTGTGTTAAATAATCGAAGTTGGTTTTAACAGAGGAGGCAGTAACAACTACTTTTTGATCCCCTGCATTATAATCCAGTAGTATTCCCTTTTCAAGCCTGCTGTATGCCGTAAGGTCTTTATACCAGCTCCTGCTTTGGAGAATTACTTCTGTTCTAAAACCGCCCGCTATTCCAAGATAGGCTCTTGCTCCAAGTATTCTTTTTCCAAAACTTAAAACATCACCGGCAGCAATTGAAATAATCTTATTGTTTTTAATATTATCGTTATTTATTCGCGGCGAAAGATTTGCACCAGTTATCACAATTTTAACCGGTGCCGAGAATTTAAGTTTTGGCCCCATCTGGGTCATTTCAAGTACAGCGGCATCGGGATTATTATTTAAAATTAAGTTGGCCATTGTTGCCGCATAGGAATCCATCGCACCACTTCCCGGCACCCCAAATTTTGCAAATCCAAATCTTCCGGTATCCTGAATTGTAGAAAACAGACCCGGTTGTAATACCTCAATCCTGCCCCTCATATATTTCTTTTTTTAGCTGAAATTTTCCAGCGGAAATCTGCTCCCGGACCACCTCATATTCCTGCAAATCGATGGGGTAAAATTTGATCTTGTCTCCGGCTGAAATTTCACAGGGTGGATTCTCATTTTTATCAAAAATTTCAACCGGGGCCCTGCCCAAAATTTGCCATCCCCCGGGACTGGTTTTTGGGTAAATTCCGGTTTGATTTTCTCCTATTCCAACAGCTCCTTTTGGCACCTCCAAACGAGGCTCTTTTTTGCGTGAAAATTGAAGGGCTTTTTCAAGCCCTCCCAGGTATAAAAATCCGGGTAAAAAACCTACAAAATAAACAGTGTAAATTGGCTGTAAATGGAGGTTAATAATTTCCTCAAAAGGTAAACCTTTAGCCTCTGAAATAAACTCCAGATCCCAACCAAAAGAAGGGTCATAACATACAGGAATATGGAAAAGATCACTCTCATGTTTTTTTCCTATATTCGCCCTGTCAAGCAGTTCTTTTAATGCTGAAATCTTCTCATAGACATCCTCTATAGTAAAAGGGTAAATTATTAATAACGAGTGGTATGTATTTATTACCTCAACCCTTTCTTTAATAAAAAAATTTTCAAGTACATTTTTTAAAGAAAGGACTTTTTCCAGCATCTTCTCACTAATTTCTGCCTCAAATTCGAGGAGAATTGCCTTCTCCCCCATTGGTTTAATAGTATAATTTGATAGCATCATGTATTGAGGATTCGTATATTTTTTTCCCTGAATTTTATGTGCAAATATTGCAGAATTTCCAGCGCATTAGGAGTATCGCTGTGGAGGCAAAAAGTATCTGCTTCACACGATATTTTTCGACCTGTCATACAGCTTATTTTCCCCTCCCGGAACATAGATAAAAGATGCCTGAAAACCGCTTCTTTTTCGGTTATTAAAGCCTCCTTTTTTTGCCTTGAAACCAGCTGGTAATTTTCCTCATAATTCCGGTCACCAAAAGCTTCGGTTTTCACCGGGATTTTGCCTTTTGCAAGCTCAAATAAAACCGAATTTTGGGGTGTAAAAAGAGGCAGGACCTCATCAAATTTAAGCACTGAATTGATGACAATTTCAGCTATATTTTTATCCTTTGCGGCATCGTTATAAAGAGCGCCGTGAGGCTTCACATGGGATAATTTTCCACCGGCAGCTTCCACGATTTGTTTCAGAGAAAGAATTTGTGCCACTAAACTTGTCTCGAGATCTTCAGCAGATATATCCATTGTGCCTCTCCCAAAATTCTCCTTATCGGGATATGAAGGATGGGCCCCTATTTCAACCCCGTTTTCGAGCGCGAGATTAACAGTGGTCGTCATTGTCTCCAGGGTTCCTGCATGCCCGCCACAAGCAATATTGCAAGCTGATATCAAGGGCATGAGCTGTTCATCATTATCGCCCCCTTCCCCAAGATCGCAATTGATATGTATATAATCTTCTTCCATAAAAGAGTATTTTATCCTACAGCTGCTCCCATACTGTATAAATAGATCTTGCTCCCAGTAATATACTAATACTAATGATAACAAGTCCCAGCACATTCTGTAAGGTGGTATTACGGCTCTCTCCCATTATCGAAGCCTTATTGACTATCCAAAATAAGAAAATTGCGATCACCGGCAAAAGCAGGCCGTTTGCAACCTGTGCAAATTTGATGATCTCTACCGGTTTAATTTGCAGGGAGGAAAAGATCACCCCCAGGATAAGTATACCTGCCCACACGCTTTTAAATTTCAGGGAATTCATCCCTTCCTTCCATCCAAGGCATCCTTTTACAACATATGCAGCTGCCAGCGGTGCGGTAATAGACGAGGTAATACCTGCAGCCATTAAACCCAGGGCGATGAACCAGGTTGCATAAGTTCCAAAAAGCGGCTCCAGGCCCACAGCAAGATCGGCCGCAGTTTCAACTTGTGAAAGTGAGGAAGCAGCAGCCACGATCACTATTGCCATGGATACCAATCCTCCCAGGGCTATCGCGAAGAACAATTCTTTCCTGGCGATTTTAAGGTCCCCCGGCTGCTTCCATTTTTCACCAACGAGGGATGCGTGCAAAAAGAGATTATAAGGTACTACAGTGGTTCCTACGATCGCTATGACTGTTAGCATTCCCGCAGCCCCGGTTGAAGGGAGGAACAATCCACTCATAATTTCTCCAAAATTTGGTTTTACAAGGACTGCAGTGATAAGAAATGAAATACTCATAAATGCTACCAGGCCTATAAACACCCGTTCCAGGATTTTATAACTACCCACTGCCAGCAAAGTGAAGGCTACCAAACCAACCAGCAAGCTGTACAGATTAAGGGAAAAGGAGCCTATTTCAAGCGAGCTGGGCTCTACAATTGCTGTTATTCCCAGGACCGCCCCTGTTATATTACCTGCCTCATATGCAGCATTTCCTATAACGATAGCAGAGAATATAAGAATAAGGGCAAGTGTCCTCCCAAGCGGATTTTTTAATTCCTGCCTTATGCATTCACTTAATCCCTTTTGAGAAATTATTCCCAGCCTGGCAGCCATTTCCTGTAATATTATACAGGCGATCACTGAAAGAAGCAGTGCCCAAAGCAGGGCATATCCAAAATTCACACCCGCCAGAGTGCATACCGTCACTGTACCGGGCCCTATAAACGCTGCCGAGATAAGAACCCCCGGCCCAATATTTTTTAACCAGTTTTTCACTTTTGGGAGCCAGATTCCTCCAGTGCATATAAGGCAAAACTGCCCAGCCAATGCCCTCCTTCATAACTATCCCCAACAAGATTAGGAAAGGAATGGGAAACATGTTCATTGGCCGCTCTTTTGAGATGAGCATAATCTTTTGGATATTGATTTGCCAGCCCGTAAAAGACCCAGGCGCGGCTAAAGTTAAGGCCGTCCAAATGAACCAGCTTTCCATCTTTACGATCGCTCACCTCTCCAGGTACCATTTCGAATGACGGGTCTTTTAATTGAGGCATGAAATCATCTATCCATAGCGAGAATGCCGCTTTGGGAAGGATCTTCCTCATTAGGTCAACCTGTTGTAAACAAGGAGAAAGAAAATCAAAGCCACTCGGCTCCCATATTATGGGACAGCTGTTATCTGATAGGTAGAATTCCTTCGAACGTTTATCAATTAGCTTCAAAAACTCCTCGTTTTCGCTTGCAACAGCATAATCATAGGCAAAGCTAAGTGCAAAAGCCGTATTGGTATGCTCCCCAACCCTAATAGGGTAAACCAGTTTTGGAAGGAATTCGGTATATCTTTCTACAATAAGATCTGTAAGCGGCTGCAGATTCCCGCTCAATTCTTTCCCAAGGTTGGAGTCCCAGCTATTAAGTTCCTGGGATAATTTAAGTAACCAGGCCCAGCCATAAGTACGCTCATAATCCCGGTTATGTTCTTTTCTGAAATAAGCAAGTTCCCCTTGTATATTTTCCTTGGAAAGTGAGGCCTTCAAGGTTTCCCTGATCTCTTCTGCTTTATCGAGCTTCGGAAATTTCTTTAGCAGTCTCACCAGGGACCAGTGTGCATGCACAGAAGAATGCCAGTCAAAGCAACCATAAAAAGCAGGATGTAGCTCCTTTGGAGATTGCAGGTCTTTCTCACTACCAAGGGTTTGTCCCAGTTTATTGGGATATTGAACGTTGATGCACTTCAAAGGCAGCTCAACAAGTTTATTGGCTTGATCCAGAGTAAGCTGAACCCCTTCTATTTCATCCACCACTTCTGTGGTCCTGGAATTTTCCAAACTATCGAGTTTTGCTTCATTTTCTTCAGCTTTTAAACGGTTTTCACCTTTACAACCAATAATTAATAACGCCATAATGGCCAGGAGGATATTTCTCATATGTAGGATTTGTCTTTTTAATTGGGCATATCCAGTTCACTTCTATTCAACGATGGATTTTAATTGCCCGATCCCTTCGGGGAAAATAGATATTTTTTTTGGAATGGTATCAAATGTATAAAAATAGGACTGAAGCATTTAAGATGTTAGAAAGATTTAACCTAACCAGCCTTCCCTATCCAGACTTCTATACTGGATAGCCTCGCTTATATGGGCTCCTTCAATTTTCTCCTTCCCTTCCAGATCGGCTATTGTGCGGGAAACTTTAAGAATGCGGTCATATGCCCTGGCTGAAAGATTTAAGCGCTCCATCGCGGTTTTCAATAGTTGTCTTGAAGATTCATCTAATTCACAAAAAAAAGCGATATGCTTTACGCTCATTTGTGCATTATAATGCACATTTTCATATTCCCGAAAACGTTCCGTTTGCCTTTGCCTTGCCCTGGTAACTCTCTCCCTTATTTGCACACTGCTTTCACCTTTACGCTCTTCACTCAATTTCTCAAAAGGAACCGGCGTTACCTCGATATGAATATCTATGCGGTCTAAGAGAGGTCCGCTTATTTTACTTAAATACCGTTGCATCTCTGCCGGGGAGGAAGTCCTTGGCGAATCGGGATCATTAAAATATCCGCTTG
Protein-coding sequences here:
- a CDS encoding sensor histidine kinase, producing the protein MLAREEFLLIIYFIVVIFVLTTFGILFFVTFQRRKNKMLYEKFEAEKRYEQEIAQSRIEIQEQTLKNVGWELHDNIGQLLSVANMQLNMLARTTKDEMQTSVTDIKEIVANSLQEVRSLSKSLNNEVVDYAGLEESVRNELTRFERLNILATSIETTGEAYFIPSKDAIIIFRILQEFFSNAIKHSRADHLNVKFDYTPAEVLIVVNDNGVGFDVQEAQKSSGLINMESRAKLIGAQFELKSSPEAGTSLSLRYQPKPD
- the pxpA gene encoding 5-oxoprolinase subunit PxpA, which encodes MEEDYIHINCDLGEGGDNDEQLMPLISACNIACGGHAGTLETMTTTVNLALENGVEIGAHPSYPDKENFGRGTMDISAEDLETSLVAQILSLKQIVEAAGGKLSHVKPHGALYNDAAKDKNIAEIVINSVLKFDEVLPLFTPQNSVLFELAKGKIPVKTEAFGDRNYEENYQLVSRQKKEALITEKEAVFRHLLSMFREGKISCMTGRKISCEADTFCLHSDTPNALEILQYLHIKFREKNIRILNT
- a CDS encoding response regulator transcription factor; translated protein: MSKTIIIVDDHTLFAKSLVGLINSFDDFEVVEVMKNGQELVNHFKDKKPAPEIILLDIRMPVMNGIETMAWLKDHCPDQKVLALTMEHDEETIIKMIRLGCRGYLLKDIDPDEFLHALTTVYKEGYYNNEETREAMSHQMRHKNIEELSPREKEFLHLACSERTYKEVAEVMHLSPKTIDGYRENLFNKLEVKSRVGLVLFAVKNRMVTL
- the pxpB gene encoding 5-oxoprolinase subunit PxpB, whose translation is MMLSNYTIKPMGEKAILLEFEAEISEKMLEKVLSLKNVLENFFIKERVEVINTYHSLLIIYPFTIEDVYEKISALKELLDRANIGKKHESDLFHIPVCYDPSFGWDLEFISEAKGLPFEEIINLHLQPIYTVYFVGFLPGFLYLGGLEKALQFSRKKEPRLEVPKGAVGIGENQTGIYPKTSPGGWQILGRAPVEIFDKNENPPCEISAGDKIKFYPIDLQEYEVVREQISAGKFQLKKEIYEGQD
- a CDS encoding DUF2891 domain-containing protein, with product MRNILLAIMALLIIGCKGENRLKAEENEAKLDSLENSRTTEVVDEIEGVQLTLDQANKLVELPLKCINVQYPNKLGQTLGSEKDLQSPKELHPAFYGCFDWHSSVHAHWSLVRLLKKFPKLDKAEEIRETLKASLSKENIQGELAYFRKEHNRDYERTYGWAWLLKLSQELNSWDSNLGKELSGNLQPLTDLIVERYTEFLPKLVYPIRVGEHTNTAFALSFAYDYAVASENEEFLKLIDKRSKEFYLSDNSCPIIWEPSGFDFLSPCLQQVDLMRKILPKAAFSLWIDDFMPQLKDPSFEMVPGEVSDRKDGKLVHLDGLNFSRAWVFYGLANQYPKDYAHLKRAANEHVSHSFPNLVGDSYEGGHWLGSFALYALEESGSQK
- a CDS encoding GNAT family N-acetyltransferase, translating into MKIVIANKTHAAYADVICDTIEESAKVRGTGIARRTPEYILTKMENGNAIIALEGEKFAGFCYIEVWSHEKFVANSGLIVHPDYRNRGLAKEIKKAVFEHSRKKYPNSKIFGITTGLAVMKINYELGYQPVTFSELTDDESFWKGCQTCKNFDILTRTERKMCLCTGMLYDPVKKEKPREEIKQKPKFNEKAFTRLKGIKNSLFYKKEKSATEK
- a CDS encoding 5-oxoprolinase subunit C family protein — translated: MRGRIEVLQPGLFSTIQDTGRFGFAKFGVPGSGAMDSYAATMANLILNNNPDAAVLEMTQMGPKLKFSAPVKIVITGANLSPRINNDNIKNNKIISIAAGDVLSFGKRILGARAYLGIAGGFRTEVILQSRSWYKDLTAYSRLEKGILLDYNAGDQKVVVTASSVKTNFDYLTQNDLEVNPGPEFHKLSSEEKNGIFSKKFHVSRNNNRMGIQLEEIIPNNLQPIITGPVVAGTVQFTPGGRLIILMRDCQTTGGYPRILQLKESSINLLAQKVQGDEISFFKPVAMDRK
- a CDS encoding bifunctional GNAT family N-acetyltransferase/carbon-nitrogen hydrolase family protein; translation: MIDSAKIELRNLRLKDYQELKISMIKSYKTMADEYWSKAEIKTLINKFPDGQFCIEIDGKIAGCALSIIVDYDKFDANHKYEDIIGGENFSTHTKIGDVLYGIDVFIHPDYRGMRLGRRLYEARKELCEQLNLKSIIFGGRIPNYAQYAEELTPKKYIEKVKLKEIHDPVLSFQLSNDFHVKKVIKGYLPGDDDSLEYATLMEWNNIYYTKEKKLIDTKKTVVRLGLVQWQMRLFKDYDALVSQIEFFVDAVSDYQSDFILFPELFNAPLMAQFNHMNEAEAIRGLSSYTERLLETFREFAINYNINIITGSMPQVQGEHMHNVGYLCRRDGSYEKYEKLHITPAEESAWGMKGGSVLQTYDTDCGKVGVLICYDVEFPELPRLLAEEGMNILFVPFMTDTQNGYSRVKICAQSRAVENECYVAIAGSVGNLPKVNNMDIQYAQSAVFTPSDFSFPVNGIKAEATPNTESTLLVDVDLDLLKELHAFGSVRNLKDRRKDLYSLKRKK
- a CDS encoding Nramp family divalent metal transporter; amino-acid sequence: MKNWLKNIGPGVLISAAFIGPGTVTVCTLAGVNFGYALLWALLLSVIACIILQEMAARLGIISQKGLSECIRQELKNPLGRTLALILIFSAIVIGNAAYEAGNITGAVLGITAIVEPSSLEIGSFSLNLYSLLVGLVAFTLLAVGSYKILERVFIGLVAFMSISFLITAVLVKPNFGEIMSGLFLPSTGAAGMLTVIAIVGTTVVPYNLFLHASLVGEKWKQPGDLKIARKELFFAIALGGLVSMAIVIVAAASSLSQVETAADLAVGLEPLFGTYATWFIALGLMAAGITSSITAPLAAAYVVKGCLGWKEGMNSLKFKSVWAGILILGVIFSSLQIKPVEIIKFAQVANGLLLPVIAIFLFWIVNKASIMGESRNTTLQNVLGLVIISISILLGARSIYTVWEQL